A genome region from Hymenobacter tibetensis includes the following:
- a CDS encoding XdhC family protein has product MTELQRLLLAYDEHRAANHACALASVVDVAGSAYRRPGARMLVTEDGQLTGAISGGCLEGDARQRARRTIRQGRPTVVTYDSTDPDDDLQFGAALGCQGIVQILLEPLDFSDPDNPLELLRRWADGVEAPAVVATVFSMTGTQASVQMGERLLLLHDGTVQGTLSTGSELHATILADARAALNAEQPATRQYAAGAGVVRVSLEILRPPVRLSIYGAGNDVQPLVRLAASLGWRVQVLDGRPAQAQATRFPDAEQVRVLPLAEVEAEPHDARFALLMTHNYYYDLAVLRHLLHAPTKYIGLLGPRKKYERLLTDLQQQQPDAAELLAGRLHSPIGLNLGAETPEEIALSIVAEIQAVLAGRPAGFLRDSPHPIHPPLHADGPLIAEGRVDAVCDL; this is encoded by the coding sequence ATGACTGAATTACAGCGTCTTCTTCTTGCGTACGACGAGCACCGTGCCGCCAACCACGCTTGCGCCTTGGCCTCCGTAGTTGATGTGGCCGGTTCGGCATATCGGCGGCCGGGTGCCCGCATGCTGGTCACCGAAGACGGCCAGCTGACCGGCGCCATCAGTGGTGGCTGCCTGGAAGGCGATGCCCGTCAACGTGCCCGGCGCACCATCCGGCAGGGCCGCCCTACTGTGGTTACGTATGATTCCACCGACCCCGACGACGACTTGCAGTTTGGCGCGGCGCTCGGCTGCCAAGGCATCGTGCAGATTCTGCTGGAACCCTTGGATTTCTCTGACCCTGATAATCCATTGGAGCTGCTGCGCCGGTGGGCCGATGGCGTAGAAGCGCCTGCCGTGGTAGCTACCGTGTTTAGTATGACGGGTACGCAAGCCTCGGTGCAGATGGGCGAGCGGCTGCTGTTACTCCACGACGGAACCGTCCAAGGCACGCTTTCAACTGGCTCGGAGTTGCACGCTACCATTCTAGCCGACGCCCGGGCTGCCTTGAACGCCGAGCAACCTGCTACCCGGCAGTATGCCGCTGGGGCTGGGGTAGTGCGGGTAAGCCTAGAGATTCTGCGCCCGCCGGTCAGGTTGTCTATCTACGGCGCTGGCAATGATGTGCAGCCACTGGTACGCTTGGCAGCTAGCCTTGGATGGCGGGTGCAAGTGCTAGATGGTCGGCCTGCGCAGGCGCAAGCCACCCGCTTTCCCGACGCCGAGCAGGTGCGTGTATTGCCACTGGCCGAAGTGGAAGCCGAGCCCCATGATGCGCGTTTTGCGTTGCTCATGACTCACAATTACTACTACGACTTGGCTGTGCTACGCCATTTGTTGCACGCACCCACCAAGTACATTGGGCTGCTAGGCCCGCGCAAGAAATACGAGCGCCTTCTCACCGACCTGCAACAGCAGCAGCCCGATGCAGCCGAGTTGCTGGCTGGGCGGCTGCACAGCCCTATCGGCCTCAATTTAGGCGCCGAGACGCCCGAAGAAATAGCGTTGTCCATCGTGGCCGAAATACAGGCGGTACTGGCTGGTCGTCCGGCCGGTTTCCTGCGCGACTCACCGCATCCTATTCACCCGCCTCTGCACGCCGATGGCCCCCTGATAGCCGAGGGCCGTGTGGATGCTGTCTGTGATTTGTAA
- a CDS encoding nucleotidyltransferase family protein: MSTAVIVLAAGSSSRLGQPKQLLPYEGQTLLRRAVETAVAAADGGPVIVVTGALHTELLPELAGLPVHAIWCPTWALGMGASLKTGLALLESICSTWATVLVMLCDQPHITPALLQELVTTYSHTGQPIVATQYGTIRGVPVLFGAEVLPLLRDIADAAGAAQLLKHHPQLVASVPFANAAIDVDTPQQYAALLQGKPMPEIE, from the coding sequence ATGTCCACTGCTGTTATTGTGCTGGCGGCTGGTTCGTCTTCCCGCTTAGGCCAGCCCAAACAGCTGCTGCCCTATGAGGGACAGACACTGTTGCGCCGCGCCGTTGAAACCGCAGTAGCTGCGGCAGACGGAGGGCCGGTGATTGTCGTGACGGGGGCGTTGCACACTGAATTGCTGCCGGAGTTGGCTGGCTTGCCGGTGCATGCCATATGGTGCCCTACGTGGGCGCTGGGTATGGGGGCTTCCCTCAAAACTGGGCTGGCACTACTGGAAAGTATATGTAGCACCTGGGCCACGGTACTTGTAATGCTCTGCGACCAGCCTCACATAACGCCTGCGCTGCTCCAAGAACTGGTGACAACATATTCGCATACCGGCCAACCTATCGTGGCTACGCAGTACGGCACGATACGCGGTGTGCCCGTCCTGTTTGGAGCCGAAGTGCTGCCGTTGCTCCGGGATATTGCCGATGCGGCGGGTGCCGCCCAACTGCTCAAACACCACCCCCAGCTGGTGGCTTCGGTGCCATTTGCCAATGCGGCTATTGACGTGGACACCCCCCAGCAATACGCTGCTTTGCTACAGGGTAAGCCGATGCCGGAAATAGAGTAG
- a CDS encoding MFS transporter, which yields MTTASVTAPDTGFSDIPKDDKRITRGWTFYDWANSVYPLVITSSIFPIYWGAMVKQITGTDSGKSPVEFLGFQVPGSSLLTYAISAAFLLIALISPFLTSLADFSGRKKLFMQIFCYLGAASCAALFFFTTDTLTLSTFVFISATIGFSGSIVFYNSYLPLISSEEKFDSLSARGFSMGYIGSVLLLVVCLGLIMGHGALGLEEGFATRLAFLLTGIWWAGFAQIPFFALPADPGRPTTTTPAGTTDSDSGWLLNGFRELGKVWAQLEHLPNLKRFLLAYFTYNMGVQTVMYVATIFGDEELKLESSALILTILLLQLVGILGAYLFSKLSERIGNTRALSWSVVIWMLICVAGYFVQAGWSFYALASVIGLTMGAVQSLSRSTYSKIIPENTPNTAAFFSFFDVTEKLSIVIGTAVFGVIAQITGSMRNSILSLIVFFVLGLVFLLRLRGRKLRDEVPSTEDTQVGPPPATPNVGMPASVR from the coding sequence ATGACAACTGCCTCGGTAACTGCGCCGGATACCGGCTTCAGCGACATTCCCAAGGACGACAAGCGCATCACCCGTGGCTGGACGTTCTACGACTGGGCCAACTCGGTGTATCCATTGGTTATCACCTCCAGTATTTTCCCTATTTATTGGGGGGCTATGGTAAAGCAAATCACGGGTACCGACAGTGGCAAAAGCCCCGTCGAGTTCCTAGGATTTCAGGTGCCGGGGTCGTCTTTGCTTACGTATGCTATTTCGGCGGCTTTTCTGCTGATTGCGCTTATCAGCCCGTTCCTCACCTCCTTGGCCGACTTCTCAGGACGCAAGAAGCTGTTCATGCAGATTTTCTGCTACCTCGGGGCTGCCTCCTGCGCTGCCTTGTTCTTCTTCACCACCGACACACTAACGCTCAGCACGTTCGTGTTCATTTCCGCCACCATCGGTTTCTCGGGTTCCATTGTGTTCTACAACTCCTATCTGCCGCTGATTTCTTCGGAAGAGAAGTTTGATTCGCTGTCGGCGCGCGGTTTTTCGATGGGCTACATCGGGTCGGTGCTGCTGTTGGTTGTTTGCCTGGGGCTGATTATGGGGCACGGCGCACTAGGACTGGAAGAAGGATTTGCCACGCGCTTGGCTTTCCTGCTCACGGGTATATGGTGGGCTGGCTTCGCGCAAATTCCTTTTTTCGCTCTGCCCGCCGACCCTGGCCGGCCTACTACCACAACCCCCGCTGGCACCACCGACTCTGATTCTGGCTGGCTGCTGAACGGCTTCCGGGAACTGGGCAAGGTGTGGGCGCAGCTCGAACACCTACCCAACCTGAAACGGTTTCTGCTGGCGTACTTCACCTACAACATGGGCGTCCAAACCGTCATGTATGTAGCCACCATCTTCGGCGACGAAGAACTGAAGCTGGAAAGCTCCGCGCTGATTCTTACCATTCTGCTGTTGCAGTTGGTGGGCATCTTGGGCGCTTACCTATTTTCCAAGCTATCGGAGCGCATCGGCAACACGCGGGCGTTGAGCTGGTCGGTGGTGATTTGGATGCTTATTTGTGTGGCTGGCTATTTTGTACAGGCCGGCTGGAGCTTCTACGCGCTGGCCTCGGTCATCGGGCTTACCATGGGCGCCGTGCAAAGCTTGTCGCGCAGCACCTATTCCAAGATCATTCCGGAAAATACGCCTAACACCGCCGCGTTCTTCAGCTTTTTCGACGTAACCGAGAAGCTTAGCATTGTCATTGGCACTGCCGTGTTCGGGGTTATTGCGCAGATTACCGGCTCGATGCGCAACAGCATTCTGTCGCTCATCGTGTTCTTCGTACTGGGTTTGGTTTTCTTGCTGCGCCTACGGGGCCGCAAACTGCGCGACGAAGTTCCGAGCACCGAGGACACGCAAGTGGGGCCACCGCCTGCCACTCCCAACGTGGGTATGCCAGCCTCCGTCCGTTAG
- a CDS encoding DinB family protein — MTEAQPTLQAALSQELKQELKLTRRLLERVPTEQFGWQPHPKSMKLGTLASHMANLVGFLQMSLAGPETDLATTKMPESPTTTDEVLRRFDVNGENIHKALEQVDDATFHSSWSLRRGEQVFMTLPRAAVARTLVLNHLIHHRGQLSVYLRLLDIPVPAIYGGSADEAPQR, encoded by the coding sequence ATGACCGAAGCTCAACCCACCCTGCAAGCTGCTCTAAGCCAAGAGTTGAAACAAGAGCTGAAACTTACTCGCCGCTTGCTGGAGCGTGTGCCCACCGAGCAATTTGGGTGGCAGCCTCACCCCAAGTCGATGAAGTTGGGTACGTTGGCCTCGCACATGGCCAACTTAGTTGGCTTCCTGCAAATGTCGCTGGCTGGGCCTGAAACCGACCTTGCTACCACGAAAATGCCCGAGTCGCCTACTACTACCGATGAGGTACTGCGCCGGTTTGATGTCAATGGTGAGAACATTCATAAAGCCTTGGAGCAGGTTGATGATGCTACTTTCCACAGCAGCTGGTCGTTGCGCCGGGGCGAGCAAGTGTTTATGACGCTGCCCCGCGCCGCTGTAGCGCGGACCCTGGTACTCAATCACCTCATTCACCACCGCGGCCAGCTCAGCGTGTACCTGCGCCTGCTCGATATTCCGGTACCCGCCATCTACGGCGGCTCCGCCGACGAAGCACCCCAACGCTAA
- a CDS encoding amidohydrolase, producing the protein MTNSIRSFVLLMLAGFFSCCQSTSTQSVDLVVYNATVYTVDSAFSKATAFAVKDGKFVAVGSEADIRGRFTGKESVDARGQFVYPGFYDAHCHFYRYALGLRDAELVGTTSWAQVIEKLQQQRQQYPQAAWLTGRGWDQNDWPTKQFPTKDTLDLLFPNTPVFIVRVDGHAALVNQKALDLAGVMASTPISGGTISKNAAGKLTGLLVDNAVDLVSVKIPEPTATEANAAVLEAQKRCLAVGLTSLADAGLDKANIDQIAALQQDGKLKLRIYAMLTPTKANKEFYLKNGPVFQDRLTVCSFKVYADGALGSRGACLLHPYTDKPKETGFLLSSIADYRTLAKELAASKFQMNTHAIGDSSNRLLLDIYGEVLGGKNDRRWRIEHAQVVSKADVVKFGQFGIVPSVQPTHATSDMYWAGERLGAARLKTAYAFNDLRKQYGQVAIGSDFPVEDINPLYGFHSAVARQDAKNYPAKGFQMENALSRPDALRGMTTWAAHAAFEDKQKGSIRAGMAADFVLLDTDLIEGPKEKLRGAKVQQTWIAGEQVFGGK; encoded by the coding sequence ATGACTAACTCCATACGCTCGTTTGTTTTGCTGATGTTGGCTGGCTTTTTCAGTTGCTGCCAGAGTACGTCCACTCAGTCCGTTGATTTGGTGGTATACAATGCCACCGTGTACACCGTAGATTCCGCCTTTTCTAAGGCTACGGCGTTTGCCGTGAAGGACGGTAAGTTTGTGGCGGTGGGCAGTGAGGCCGACATTCGGGGCCGGTTTACGGGCAAGGAAAGCGTAGACGCCCGGGGCCAGTTTGTGTACCCCGGCTTCTACGATGCCCATTGTCACTTCTACCGCTATGCCCTTGGCTTGCGCGATGCCGAACTGGTAGGCACTACCTCGTGGGCACAGGTGATAGAGAAGCTGCAACAGCAGCGCCAGCAATACCCACAGGCTGCTTGGCTAACCGGCCGCGGCTGGGACCAAAACGACTGGCCCACCAAGCAGTTCCCTACCAAAGACACGCTTGACCTCCTGTTTCCAAACACGCCGGTCTTCATCGTGCGGGTGGATGGACACGCGGCTCTCGTCAACCAGAAGGCCTTGGATCTGGCAGGCGTCATGGCCAGTACGCCCATCAGCGGCGGCACCATCAGCAAAAACGCCGCAGGCAAGCTAACGGGCTTGCTTGTTGACAACGCCGTGGATTTGGTGAGTGTGAAGATTCCGGAGCCAACCGCAACCGAAGCCAACGCCGCTGTTCTGGAAGCCCAGAAGCGCTGCCTGGCCGTGGGCCTGACCAGCCTCGCTGATGCTGGCCTCGACAAAGCCAACATCGACCAAATAGCCGCTCTGCAACAAGACGGCAAGCTGAAGCTGCGCATATACGCCATGCTCACCCCAACCAAAGCCAACAAAGAGTTCTACCTGAAAAACGGCCCCGTATTCCAGGATCGGCTAACGGTGTGCAGCTTCAAGGTATACGCCGACGGTGCTTTGGGTTCGCGCGGCGCTTGCTTGCTGCATCCGTATACCGATAAGCCCAAAGAAACCGGCTTCCTGCTCTCCTCGATAGCCGACTACCGCACCTTGGCGAAAGAACTGGCCGCCAGCAAGTTTCAAATGAACACCCACGCCATCGGCGACTCCAGCAACCGACTGCTACTCGATATTTATGGCGAAGTGCTGGGTGGCAAGAACGACCGACGCTGGCGCATCGAGCACGCCCAAGTGGTGAGCAAGGCCGATGTTGTGAAGTTCGGACAGTTCGGCATCGTGCCTTCGGTGCAGCCCACCCACGCCACTTCCGATATGTACTGGGCTGGTGAGCGGCTCGGGGCCGCACGCCTCAAGACTGCCTACGCCTTCAACGACCTGCGCAAGCAATACGGCCAGGTGGCCATCGGCTCCGATTTTCCGGTAGAAGATATCAATCCGCTCTATGGCTTTCACTCGGCCGTAGCCCGACAAGATGCCAAGAACTATCCTGCCAAGGGCTTCCAGATGGAAAATGCCCTGAGCCGTCCTGATGCCCTACGTGGCATGACCACCTGGGCCGCCCATGCCGCTTTCGAAGACAAGCAGAAAGGCAGCATCCGTGCGGGCATGGCCGCTGACTTCGTGTTATTGGACACCGACCTTATAGAAGGACCCAAGGAGAAGTTACGCGGCGCCAAGGTGCAACAGACTTGGATTGCAGGCGAGCAAGTGTTTGGCGGGAAATAG
- a CDS encoding AMP nucleosidase has translation MKTKSDIVENWLPRYTGVPLKEFGQYILLTNFINYVHMFAEQFGVEVNGLDKPMQTATAGGITIINFGMGSPMAATVMDLISAVKPKAALFLGKCGGLKSKTKLGDLILPIAAIRGEGTSDDYLPAEIPALPSFRLQRAVSSMIKKHEKDYWTGTVYTTNRRVWEHDENFKEYLRQIRAMAVDMETATIFTVGFVNEIPHGALLLVSDNPMTPEGVKTSESDKKVTADFVTAHLQIGIDSLLELKNSGESVKHMRFE, from the coding sequence ATGAAGACCAAATCCGACATTGTAGAAAACTGGCTGCCGCGCTACACTGGGGTTCCCCTGAAAGAGTTTGGGCAGTATATCCTGCTTACCAACTTTATCAACTACGTCCATATGTTTGCCGAGCAGTTCGGCGTAGAGGTAAACGGCCTCGACAAGCCGATGCAGACCGCTACAGCTGGTGGCATCACCATCATCAACTTCGGTATGGGCTCCCCCATGGCTGCTACCGTTATGGACCTGATATCCGCTGTGAAGCCCAAGGCAGCCTTGTTCCTAGGTAAATGCGGTGGCCTGAAAAGCAAAACCAAGCTTGGCGACCTGATTCTGCCCATTGCCGCCATCCGGGGCGAGGGTACTTCCGACGACTACTTACCCGCCGAAATTCCTGCTCTCCCCTCCTTCCGCTTGCAGCGGGCCGTATCGTCGATGATCAAGAAGCACGAGAAGGACTATTGGACCGGTACGGTGTACACCACCAACCGCCGCGTGTGGGAGCACGACGAGAACTTCAAAGAGTACCTGCGCCAGATCCGGGCCATGGCCGTGGACATGGAAACGGCCACCATCTTCACGGTGGGCTTTGTCAACGAGATTCCGCACGGTGCCCTGCTGCTGGTCAGCGACAACCCAATGACGCCCGAAGGCGTGAAAACGTCGGAGAGCGACAAGAAGGTAACGGCTGATTTCGTGACGGCTCACCTGCAAATTGGCATCGACTCGCTGCTGGAGCTGAAGAATTCCGGCGAATCGGTGAAGCATATGCGCTTCGAGTAG
- a CDS encoding type I restriction enzyme HsdR N-terminal domain-containing protein gives MQELNLPPFEYKLTQSGETILIWDVLRRKHVVLTPEEWVRQHVIHYLINHRGYPRGLLSAERGHRYNQRQKRTDLWALGPDGSPLLLVECKRPTVPITAAVAQQAATYNQTIGAPLLLLTNGLQHFCWRVNFEQRTNERLTEVPLYGGLTG, from the coding sequence ATGCAAGAGTTGAACCTGCCGCCTTTCGAGTACAAACTTACGCAAAGCGGCGAGACTATATTAATCTGGGACGTGCTGCGTCGGAAGCATGTTGTGCTAACGCCCGAAGAATGGGTACGGCAGCATGTAATTCATTATTTGATAAACCACCGGGGCTACCCGCGTGGCCTGCTGAGTGCGGAGCGCGGCCACCGCTACAACCAGCGCCAAAAACGCACCGACCTCTGGGCCCTCGGGCCCGACGGCAGCCCGCTGCTACTGGTAGAGTGCAAGCGGCCAACCGTGCCCATCACGGCCGCTGTGGCCCAGCAGGCTGCTACCTATAACCAAACCATAGGGGCGCCGCTATTGCTGCTTACCAACGGTTTGCAGCACTTCTGCTGGCGCGTGAATTTCGAGCAGCGCACCAACGAACGGCTGACTGAAGTGCCACTGTACGGTGGATTGACGGGGTAG
- a CDS encoding T9SS type A sorting domain-containing protein, with amino-acid sequence MAKITDGGASAGFTWAIQNSGGVVIPNAIAVNGTNVYVVGRFLFTLVLGTTTFTSTGISGGYDVFVTKITDAGLSGSFTWALQGAGPRSDYAAAVAVNGSAVYVAGGFSGTVGFGSADLTSVAGSDDVFITQLLDAGSSGRFTWAQSAGGTDYEQARSVAIGPGNKVYVGGNVVPVATFGNLAITNSSTNPVGFLASLTDAVLSTNASTALVGLQVYPNPATTATTVLLPTAVGATHTTLTLTDALGRVVRHLSPTFYPANERGLRQKIDVGGLPAGIYTLRVQIGSTCTARQLVITD; translated from the coding sequence GTGGCCAAAATCACTGACGGAGGAGCAAGTGCCGGATTTACGTGGGCTATCCAAAACAGCGGAGGAGTTGTCATTCCCAATGCCATAGCAGTCAATGGTACCAACGTGTATGTAGTAGGGCGCTTCCTATTCACCCTCGTTCTAGGGACTACTACCTTTACGAGTACAGGAATCTCTGGCGGTTATGATGTGTTTGTAACCAAGATTACAGATGCTGGCTTGAGCGGAAGCTTCACGTGGGCGTTGCAGGGAGCAGGCCCTAGAAGCGACTATGCTGCCGCAGTGGCAGTGAATGGTTCTGCAGTATATGTGGCAGGAGGATTCTCCGGCACCGTCGGGTTTGGTAGCGCCGACCTTACCAGCGTAGCTGGCAGCGACGATGTATTCATTACGCAGCTACTTGATGCAGGAAGCAGTGGCAGGTTTACATGGGCACAGTCTGCCGGAGGTACCGATTACGAACAGGCAAGATCTGTAGCCATAGGTCCCGGTAATAAGGTGTACGTGGGCGGCAATGTAGTGCCAGTCGCTACTTTTGGAAATCTTGCTATTACCAATTCAAGCACCAATCCTGTTGGCTTCTTGGCTTCCCTCACAGATGCTGTCCTGAGCACAAATGCTTCAACTGCACTGGTTGGTTTGCAAGTATATCCTAACCCTGCCACTACTGCCACCACCGTGTTGTTACCAACTGCGGTGGGTGCTACACATACCACGCTCACACTCACCGACGCTTTAGGGCGAGTCGTGCGCCATCTTTCACCAACTTTCTATCCAGCTAACGAGCGTGGTTTGCGCCAGAAAATAGATGTAGGTGGTCTGCCAGCAGGAATTTACACGTTGCGTGTACAGATAGGGTCTACTTGTACTGCGCGCCAACTTGTGATAACAGATTAA
- a CDS encoding LTA synthase family protein, translating into MISPLLRLLLRRLLLLMGVYVLLRLGFYWANHGVFREATTGQVLLAFWHGFRYDVSALLLLNLPFLLLSLVPAFSFRWQGFVRGVYLTLNACGIALNLIDTQYFKFIGRRTSNELFTITDDIQRQAGQLVGHYWFLLIPFVVLFGLVWYFYPMPTAADAAYYQGQRRGKRLVRPVLEVLLVAGFAVLGIRGGFQLKPLRTGHAFMQTPPVMGHVALNSTFTFLKSLRADPVERRNFFPSVAALRPALAARQPGARPGAPRDNVVVLLIESFASEYNGIENGGKGYTPFFDSLATQGLFFRQHYANGRRSIEALPAVLAGLPALTENSFITSDFQTDELHGLGELLGRQGYATSVFHGATNGTMGFNTFAGITGIQQYYGLSEYPGGTESPDFDGHWGIFDEPYLQYFAQKLGQQKQPFFSTVFTLTSHEPFPVPAQYKGKFTAGELPIHASVQYTDFALRQFFKAAARQPWYKNTLFVVLADHTSQTLRPEYQNTLGSYKTPLLLFHPSHTLPPANVQRITQQADIPATVLDYLGLAPGQPLLPFGYSVFDAGTTGRALFLSGGSYFLVHSDYVTELTADNQVRLYPYQNHALPATPLAAPDPQKLQQYGNELKACVQFYLNGLADNTLYK; encoded by the coding sequence ATGATTTCTCCTCTTCTGCGTCTGCTGCTGCGCCGGTTGCTGCTGCTTATGGGCGTGTATGTGCTGCTACGGCTGGGCTTTTACTGGGCCAACCACGGCGTGTTTCGGGAGGCTACTACCGGGCAGGTGCTGCTGGCGTTCTGGCACGGCTTCCGCTACGATGTGTCGGCGCTGTTGCTGCTGAACTTACCGTTTCTGCTGCTTTCCTTGGTGCCGGCCTTCAGCTTCCGCTGGCAGGGCTTTGTGCGGGGCGTTTATCTCACGCTCAATGCCTGCGGCATTGCCCTAAACCTGATTGACACGCAGTATTTCAAGTTTATTGGCCGGCGCACCAGCAACGAGTTGTTTACCATCACCGATGATATTCAGCGGCAGGCTGGCCAGTTGGTGGGGCATTATTGGTTTCTGCTGATTCCGTTCGTGGTGCTGTTTGGGCTGGTTTGGTACTTCTACCCGATGCCTACTGCTGCCGATGCAGCGTATTATCAGGGGCAGCGGCGCGGCAAACGCCTAGTGCGGCCTGTGTTGGAAGTACTGTTGGTTGCGGGCTTTGCGGTACTTGGTATCCGGGGTGGCTTCCAGCTGAAGCCATTGCGCACCGGCCACGCTTTCATGCAGACGCCGCCCGTTATGGGCCATGTGGCCTTGAACAGCACCTTCACTTTCCTGAAAAGCCTGCGGGCAGACCCAGTGGAACGGCGTAACTTCTTTCCGTCGGTAGCGGCGTTGCGGCCAGCCTTGGCTGCCCGGCAGCCTGGTGCACGCCCCGGCGCCCCGCGCGACAACGTGGTTGTGCTGCTGATTGAAAGCTTTGCTTCCGAGTACAACGGCATCGAAAACGGTGGCAAGGGATACACCCCTTTTTTTGATTCGCTGGCAACCCAAGGCTTGTTTTTCCGGCAGCACTACGCCAACGGCCGCCGGTCTATTGAGGCGCTGCCCGCTGTGCTGGCGGGGTTGCCAGCCCTCACCGAAAACTCGTTTATCACCTCCGACTTCCAAACCGACGAGTTGCACGGGCTAGGCGAGTTGCTAGGGCGGCAGGGCTACGCTACATCGGTATTTCACGGGGCCACCAACGGCACCATGGGCTTCAATACCTTCGCTGGCATTACCGGTATTCAGCAGTACTATGGCCTGAGCGAGTACCCTGGCGGTACTGAAAGCCCGGATTTTGATGGGCACTGGGGGATTTTTGATGAGCCGTACCTACAGTATTTTGCGCAGAAGCTGGGGCAGCAGAAACAGCCGTTCTTTTCCACCGTCTTCACCTTGACTTCGCACGAGCCTTTCCCAGTGCCTGCGCAGTATAAGGGGAAGTTTACGGCGGGCGAGTTGCCCATTCATGCCTCCGTGCAGTACACCGATTTTGCATTGCGGCAGTTCTTCAAAGCCGCCGCTCGGCAACCGTGGTATAAGAACACACTGTTTGTAGTGTTAGCCGACCACACTTCCCAGACGTTGCGGCCCGAGTACCAGAATACGCTTGGCTCCTACAAGACGCCTCTGCTACTCTTCCACCCCAGCCACACGCTGCCGCCGGCCAATGTGCAGCGCATCACCCAGCAAGCCGATATTCCTGCCACTGTGCTCGACTATCTAGGCTTGGCACCAGGCCAGCCATTGCTCCCATTTGGCTATTCTGTGTTCGATGCCGGTACGACGGGACGCGCCTTGTTTCTGAGTGGTGGCAGCTACTTCCTCGTGCACTCCGACTACGTAACCGAACTCACCGCCGACAATCAGGTGCGCTTGTACCCCTACCAAAACCACGCCTTGCCCGCTACGCCCCTCGCTGCCCCCGACCCGCAGAAACTACAGCAGTACGGCAACGAGCTAAAAGCCTGCGTGCAGTTCTACCTCAACGGCCTAGCCGATAACACGCTGTACAAGTAA
- a CDS encoding SMI1/KNR4 family protein, translating to MKGILYTGGELTDVVTFARLPVYLQTFLREQNGVVAYFGGLHLRGCVTTPAWHSLEVAWQGPTAFWRTYDEVLESDIPFAQDCVGNQFLLRGDAVLLLDTETGELADLEVDFKHFLFGVEKYPLDALGMEPLRGFQQQGGVLQPGQLLSVFPPLCIAINNGKVPELKAATVSERLAWLAGFYQKIKDLPDGQTIRLTGE from the coding sequence ATGAAAGGCATTCTTTATACCGGCGGCGAGCTAACGGACGTCGTGACCTTCGCCCGCCTCCCTGTTTATTTACAGACGTTTCTGCGGGAGCAAAACGGCGTGGTTGCCTACTTTGGTGGGTTACATTTGCGCGGTTGCGTAACAACACCGGCGTGGCACTCACTGGAAGTGGCCTGGCAAGGCCCTACTGCTTTCTGGCGCACCTACGATGAGGTGCTGGAATCCGACATTCCATTCGCCCAAGACTGCGTAGGCAACCAGTTTCTATTACGCGGCGACGCCGTGCTCTTGCTCGACACCGAAACCGGCGAACTGGCTGATTTGGAAGTGGACTTCAAGCACTTTCTGTTTGGCGTGGAAAAGTACCCGCTCGATGCCTTGGGTATGGAACCGCTCCGGGGCTTCCAGCAACAAGGTGGCGTATTGCAGCCTGGGCAGTTACTGAGCGTGTTTCCACCGCTGTGCATAGCCATCAACAACGGCAAAGTGCCTGAGCTGAAGGCGGCTACCGTCTCGGAGCGGCTAGCGTGGCTAGCTGGTTTCTACCAAAAAATCAAGGACTTGCCCGACGGACAAACCATCCGTCTTACTGGCGAGTAA